The following coding sequences are from one Pseudomonas oryzae window:
- a CDS encoding sulfite exporter TauE/SafE family protein, which translates to MLSLEFFLFAVPAVLLTGLSKGGFGGALGGIAVPLLALGVAPTQAAAIMLPILCMADVVGLRAYYGKWDVANLKIMLPGALIGVLIGSLSFGMLNERIIGLMIGGIAVAFVLANLIHPPKARPGQPPAKGSGTLFSTLAGFTSFVAHAGGPPIMMHLLPQQLDKVRYVATINVFFLLTNAVKLVPYGMLGQFTQENLLASLALGPLVPLGVWAGLWLQDKVNHQWFYRIARAGMLLAGVQLLVKHW; encoded by the coding sequence ATGCTTTCTCTAGAGTTCTTCCTGTTCGCCGTGCCCGCGGTGCTGCTCACCGGCCTGTCCAAGGGCGGTTTCGGCGGGGCGCTGGGCGGCATCGCCGTGCCGCTCTTGGCGCTCGGCGTGGCGCCGACCCAGGCGGCGGCGATCATGCTGCCGATCCTCTGCATGGCCGACGTGGTCGGCCTGCGCGCCTACTACGGCAAGTGGGACGTGGCCAACCTGAAGATCATGCTGCCCGGCGCGCTGATCGGCGTGCTGATCGGCTCGCTGAGCTTCGGCATGCTCAACGAGCGGATCATCGGCCTCATGATCGGCGGCATCGCCGTGGCCTTCGTGCTGGCCAACCTGATCCACCCGCCCAAGGCGCGGCCGGGTCAGCCGCCGGCCAAGGGCTCGGGCACGCTGTTCTCCACCCTGGCCGGCTTCACCAGCTTCGTCGCCCACGCCGGCGGCCCGCCGATCATGATGCACCTGCTGCCGCAGCAGCTCGACAAGGTGCGCTACGTGGCCACCATCAACGTGTTCTTTCTGCTCACCAACGCAGTCAAGCTGGTGCCCTACGGCATGCTCGGCCAGTTCACCCAGGAAAACCTGCTGGCCAGCCTGGCCCTGGGGCCGCTGGTGCCGCTCGGCGTGTGGGCCGGCCTGTGGCTGCAGGACAAGGTCAACCACCAGTGGTTCTACCGCATCGCCCGCGCCGGCATGCTGCTGGCCGGCGTGCAGTTGCTGGTCAAGCACTGGTAA
- a CDS encoding FAD-dependent oxidoreductase has translation MECDVLVIGSGAAGLSAAVTAAWHGQQVVLVEKDPVFGGATAWSGGWMWVPCNPLARRAGIVEDPELPRTYLKHELGDKYDPARIDAFLEAGPHMVEFFEKHTRLQFADGNQIADIHGDSPGAGTGGRSVIAAPWDGREAGALIHRLRKTMRETSFLGMPIMAGKDLAAFLSVTRSARSFVYAGRRFGRHLIDLARHGRAMQLVNGVALVARLAKSAEELGVRLIESAPARRLLMESGAVRGAVVETAQGEVSIRARKAVVLAAGGFPNDIERRKQLFPRTPTGHEHLALPPQGASGDGLRLGESVGGQVATDLVSPVAWAPVSLVRHPDGSTGHFPHIIERGKPGIIGVLADGRRFVNEAHGYYDYTAAMVAAVPPGQEVASWLVCDHRFQRRYGLGISRPAPVPLDGWLRNGYLKRGKTIEELARACGIDPAGLAKTVAEYNRHARNGEDPAFGRGSTLYNRKQGDATHQPNPCVAPIEHGPFYAVKVQPGCFGTFAGLKTNASAQVLDESGQPIPGLYAAGTDMASIMGGHYPAGGINLGPALTFGYIAGRHIAGASDWE, from the coding sequence GGCCTGTCGGCCGCGGTGACCGCCGCCTGGCACGGCCAGCAGGTGGTGCTGGTGGAGAAGGACCCGGTGTTCGGCGGCGCCACCGCCTGGTCGGGCGGCTGGATGTGGGTGCCGTGCAACCCGCTGGCGCGCCGCGCCGGCATCGTCGAGGATCCGGAACTGCCGCGCACCTACCTCAAGCACGAGCTGGGCGACAAGTACGACCCCGCGCGCATCGACGCCTTCCTCGAAGCCGGCCCGCACATGGTCGAGTTCTTCGAGAAGCACACCCGCCTGCAGTTCGCCGACGGCAACCAGATCGCCGACATCCACGGCGACAGCCCCGGCGCCGGCACCGGCGGCCGCTCGGTGATCGCCGCGCCCTGGGACGGCCGCGAGGCCGGCGCGCTGATCCACCGCCTGCGCAAGACCATGCGCGAGACCTCGTTCCTGGGCATGCCGATCATGGCCGGCAAGGACCTGGCCGCCTTCCTCAGCGTCACCCGCTCGGCGCGCTCGTTCGTCTACGCCGGCAGGCGCTTCGGCCGCCACCTGATCGACCTCGCCCGCCACGGCCGCGCCATGCAGCTGGTCAACGGCGTGGCGCTGGTCGCCCGCTTGGCCAAGTCGGCCGAGGAGCTCGGCGTGCGCCTGATCGAGTCGGCGCCGGCGCGGCGGCTGCTGATGGAGAGCGGCGCGGTGCGTGGCGCGGTGGTGGAGACTGCGCAGGGCGAAGTCAGCATCCGCGCGCGCAAGGCGGTGGTGCTGGCCGCCGGCGGCTTCCCCAACGACATCGAGCGGCGCAAGCAACTGTTCCCGCGCACGCCCACCGGCCATGAGCACCTCGCCCTGCCGCCGCAGGGCGCCTCCGGCGACGGCCTGCGCCTGGGCGAGTCGGTCGGCGGCCAGGTGGCCACCGACCTGGTCTCGCCGGTGGCCTGGGCGCCGGTTTCGCTGGTGCGCCACCCGGACGGCAGCACCGGCCACTTCCCGCACATCATCGAGCGCGGCAAGCCGGGGATCATCGGCGTGCTGGCCGACGGCAGGCGCTTCGTCAACGAGGCCCACGGCTACTACGACTACACCGCGGCGATGGTCGCCGCGGTGCCACCGGGCCAGGAGGTCGCCTCCTGGCTGGTCTGCGATCACCGCTTCCAGCGCCGCTACGGCCTGGGCATCTCGCGCCCGGCGCCGGTACCGCTGGACGGCTGGCTGCGCAACGGCTATCTCAAGCGCGGCAAGACCATCGAGGAGCTGGCGCGCGCCTGCGGCATCGACCCGGCCGGGCTGGCTAAGACCGTCGCCGAATACAACCGCCATGCCCGGAACGGTGAGGACCCGGCGTTCGGCCGCGGCTCGACCCTCTACAACCGCAAGCAGGGCGACGCCACCCACCAGCCCAACCCTTGCGTGGCGCCCATCGAGCACGGACCGTTCTACGCGGTGAAGGTGCAGCCCGGTTGCTTCGGCACCTTCGCCGGCCTCAAGACCAACGCCAGCGCCCAGGTACTGGACGAAAGCGGCCAACCGATCCCCGGCCTGTACGCCGCCGGCACCGACATGGCCAGCATCATGGGTGGCCACTACCCGGCCGGCGGCATCAACCTCGGCCCGGCGCTGACCTTCGGCTACATCGCCGGGCGGCATATCGCCGGGGCGAGCGATTGGGAGTGA
- a CDS encoding IclR family transcriptional regulator domain-containing protein: protein MSQTEIHPRDLIAGLQKGLALMQLFSEDQPRLSVPQAARQSGLTPSAARRFLLTLVHEGFAETDGRQYWLTAKALRIGQAYVDSAQMPRMLRPVVEQVARTTGEHVAVGLRDGDDIVHIVRSRYSHIASLSIRPGSRVPMYCTASGRVWLAHLPEDELAAYFARTPLRQLTPYTRTDEAAIRAELTQIAAEGYAIVDQEFEVGMRVLTVPLYGRGGRLQATLSLTTHASRVSIEEMRLRYLLPLYEAQALLKPVLD from the coding sequence ATGAGCCAAACGGAGATCCACCCGCGCGACCTGATCGCCGGGCTGCAGAAAGGCCTCGCCCTGATGCAGCTGTTCAGCGAGGACCAGCCGCGCCTGAGCGTGCCGCAGGCGGCCCGCCAGTCGGGACTGACGCCGAGCGCGGCGCGGCGCTTCCTGCTGACCCTGGTGCACGAGGGCTTCGCCGAGACCGACGGCCGCCAGTACTGGCTGACCGCCAAGGCGCTGCGCATCGGCCAGGCCTACGTCGACTCGGCGCAGATGCCGCGCATGCTGCGCCCGGTGGTCGAGCAGGTGGCGCGCACCACCGGCGAGCACGTCGCGGTGGGCCTGCGCGACGGCGACGACATCGTGCACATCGTGCGCAGCCGCTACAGCCACATCGCCTCGCTGTCGATCCGCCCCGGCTCGCGGGTGCCGATGTACTGCACCGCCAGTGGCCGGGTGTGGCTGGCGCACTTGCCCGAGGACGAGCTGGCCGCCTATTTCGCTCGCACGCCGCTGCGCCAGCTGACCCCCTACACCCGCACCGACGAGGCGGCGATCCGCGCCGAGCTGACGCAGATCGCCGCGGAGGGCTACGCCATCGTCGATCAGGAATTCGAGGTGGGCATGCGCGTGCTCACGGTGCCGCTCTACGGGCGCGGCGGGCGGCTGCAGGCGACCCTGTCGCTCACCACCCACGCCTCGCGCGTCAGCATCGAGGAGATGCGCCTGCGCTACCTGCTGCCGCTCTACGAGGCGCAGGCGCTGCTCAAGCCGGTGCTGGATTGA
- a CDS encoding phospholipase D-like domain-containing protein translates to MLADMSLIHWLTLDGLITVVAVLVYVVNSHVLRQRRHPVAAVAWMLFILLLPYLALPAFLLFGTRKLARPALVALPVPGGQSAAGGWAVDTIVALGQPAPARYCDLNVHADGRQAGEALLASIDAAQVSLDLCTFLIGRDALGETVLERLCHKARAGVRVRVLLDGMGILMARRPNLRPLTEAGGELALFVPPLRAPLRSPTNLRNHRKLLIADAGRPACRLWCGGRNLAAEYFEGKPGAAPWRDLSFDLRGPLTAQASALFERDWAFARGLPNGGPLEPGAPSAGWAAEGAQLVASGPDQADDSVFALLITGAYQARQRIALATPYFVPESALLMALCLAARRGVTVDLLLPARSNHRMSDLARGRPLRALAAAGARIWLAPGMMHGKLALFDETLALSGSANFDSRSLFLNYELMVAFHQREDVRRFAAWFEQERLGASPYVATQPGLLRDAAEGISQLLGLQL, encoded by the coding sequence ATGCTTGCCGACATGTCCCTCATCCACTGGCTGACGCTGGATGGCCTGATCACCGTGGTGGCCGTCCTCGTCTACGTGGTCAACTCCCATGTGCTGCGCCAGCGTCGCCATCCCGTCGCGGCGGTCGCCTGGATGCTGTTCATCCTGCTGCTGCCTTACCTGGCCCTGCCGGCCTTCCTGCTGTTCGGCACCCGCAAGCTGGCGCGTCCGGCTCTCGTGGCATTACCGGTGCCGGGCGGGCAATCCGCTGCCGGTGGCTGGGCCGTCGACACCATAGTCGCGCTCGGCCAGCCCGCGCCGGCACGCTACTGCGACCTGAACGTGCACGCCGATGGTCGCCAGGCGGGCGAGGCGCTGTTGGCCAGCATCGACGCGGCGCAGGTCTCCCTCGACCTGTGCACCTTCCTCATCGGCCGCGACGCGCTCGGCGAGACGGTGCTCGAGCGGCTCTGCCACAAGGCCCGCGCGGGGGTGCGCGTCCGCGTGTTGCTGGATGGCATGGGCATCCTGATGGCCCGCCGGCCGAACCTGCGACCCCTGACGGAGGCCGGCGGCGAACTGGCGCTGTTCGTGCCGCCGCTGCGCGCTCCGCTGCGCTCTCCGACCAACCTGCGCAACCATCGCAAACTGCTGATCGCCGATGCGGGCCGCCCCGCATGCCGCCTCTGGTGTGGCGGGCGCAACCTGGCGGCGGAATACTTCGAGGGCAAGCCCGGCGCCGCGCCCTGGCGCGACCTGAGTTTCGACCTGCGCGGGCCGCTGACCGCCCAGGCCAGCGCACTGTTCGAGCGCGACTGGGCGTTCGCCAGGGGGTTGCCGAACGGCGGCCCCCTTGAACCCGGCGCCCCCTCGGCCGGATGGGCCGCCGAGGGTGCGCAACTGGTCGCCTCCGGCCCGGATCAGGCCGACGACAGCGTCTTTGCGCTGCTGATCACCGGCGCCTACCAGGCCCGCCAGCGCATCGCCCTTGCCACGCCGTACTTCGTTCCCGAGTCGGCGCTGCTGATGGCGCTGTGCCTGGCCGCGCGCCGTGGGGTGACGGTCGACCTGCTGCTGCCGGCGCGCTCCAATCACCGGATGTCCGACTTGGCTCGTGGGCGCCCGCTACGGGCACTGGCCGCCGCCGGCGCACGGATCTGGCTGGCGCCGGGGATGATGCACGGCAAGCTGGCGCTGTTCGACGAGACGCTGGCGCTGAGCGGCTCCGCCAACTTCGACAGCCGCAGCCTGTTTCTCAACTACGAGCTGATGGTCGCCTTCCACCAGCGCGAGGACGTGCGCCGCTTCGCCGCCTGGTTCGAGCAGGAAAGGCTCGGCGCCAGTCCCTACGTCGCCACTCAGCCGGGCCTGCTGCGCGACGCGGCTGAGGGCATCTCGCAGTTGCTGGGGTTGCAGTTGTGA